Part of the Melopsittacus undulatus isolate bMelUnd1 chromosome Z, bMelUnd1.mat.Z, whole genome shotgun sequence genome is shown below.
GGACAAAGAGGTACTtcagccccagctgcagcaaagcagtgGAGAACTTCTCTGGGGACTCCCGCAGCCTCATCTCCATCATGTgctcctccacctcctgcaGTTCCTCTCGGGGTTCCTTCTTGGGCTTCTTCTTCTGCGAGCTGGGCATCTCACACAGAAAGGGccaaagcaggagcagagggcagccAACTACCTCAAGGACAAAGGCACATGAAGTTACTCAAGCCCAGGAGGTGAAGAGCAGTCTAGGCTCTGCCATCATGCCTGGATGTGCAGGAAGCGTGTACCCCAGCTCCAGTTTGCTGTTCAGGCATAACTGCATGGAGGCTGCAGGCCACGGGCATCTCTGTGGCCCCAGAAGGGGACAGTgaagatgctgctgttcagctggtgctggagccTTCATCGCCTCGTGCTCAGCCTGCAGGCCTCCAGACAAGGCAAAGCAGTGAACCGTGTCTGCTCAGGCTCAACAGCCCAGGAAGAAAGTGATTTACCTGCAAAGAGGATATGGGAGGCAAAGGTGTTGGCGCCCACCAGGACAGCAGGCAGGAGGTTGGTGCTGTGGTCAAGGTGGAAGCCCACAAAAGCTGCATTCCAATGGATGGCTGGGAAGATGGGCTGGTGGCCTGTGGAATAGAAGAACTGGGAAGCAGCAAGGAGCCAGGAGATGACTGCATACCAGGGCACAGAAAAAGGCTCTGAgagacacaaaaaaataaaaagggaaggggaagaaagatCAACACTGAGGAACAAGACAGATCCATAGCAAAAAACAGCTATTGACTTTTCTTCTAGATTCCTTTTCCATGCTGTCTGCTTTGAAGATAGAAACCAGTAAGGCTCCCACCACAGATACAGCGAAGAGCCAGGCAtgcctctgcttccctctgctggACCCAGTCAGCAACAGCGGGGTTTGATGCCTGCTTGCACTCTGGGGAGAAGGGATAGGTATAGAACCCCCTTCCCTGACACAAGGGACAACTCCTCTTCCTGCATTATGTCCCTGCTGCATGTATCTCTACTAGAGGATTGAAGCAGCTCCAATACAGCTAGGAGGATCCCTGAGGATCAGTGTAACACCACCCCCCGAGAGCAGACAGgatcctgctgctcctgctggaaATAAGACAGTCACAGCAGATAAGGCCCCGGCTCTCACACCCAGAGGATGCTCTACTGAGCCCTGActcaccagcatctccagcAAGGCCTCTGGCACGCGTGTGgatgtgcagcagcacaaaggcctccaggaagaggagcaggaaggcaAGACTCAGCCGCTCACTGTGCAGAAGCATCAAGAGGAAGCCCAGTAGGGTGAGTGCTATGACCAGGGCTGCTGAATACACACTGCCCAACCCATATGCTGCAATAGTGGCCCTGCAGCTGCCCCGCTCCAGGCGGTTCTTCTGAGACTCCTGCATCCTCTTGTAGATCTGAGGGATGACGTGGAGGAAGTCCACTTCAGAGCTAGGAGCCCCCAGGTATGGAGTGACGATGGATCCTGCCGACTCCCACGTGTCCTTTGCAAACACTGTCAGCGGGTTGCacaacaggagcagcagccccatggatgCTAGTCCATAGACAGCCCACGGAAAGGCAACAATTGCCACttgcaccagctcctgcagcttaCCTAGAGAGTCATCAGCGCTGGAGACAACTGCCCAGTAGCAGGCGATGCAGAGGACCAGCAGTGGGAAACCCCAGCGCACAAAGAGCACGAGGGGGTCTGAGCTGTTGAGGTTGCCATAGTGTCGCAGCCAGCTCCGCACTGCATAGACCAGCCCGGCCAGCAAGGCCACGCACAGGAGGTAGAAGAGGTTCTTGGCCCGTGTATTTCTCAGGCTGGCAAGcggggagaggaaaagagaaggccGGCACTGAGGAATTTCTTCACGGCACTGGTGGAAGAAACCAGAGAGGCGCACGCAGACCAGGAGCGTGGCCACAAGGCACAGCAGGTACCACATCTCTCTCCGGTAAGAACTAAAGCCAAGGACCTGCTGCTTGGGGCCTTCTGGTACAGTCAGGCGGCCATCCCAGTGGAGCTTCCCCACTAGCAGCATCACCAGCGAGGCCAGCAGGAATGGGGCCACCCGGGCCTCGGCCACAACAAAGCTATCGGAGAACATGGCTCCACAGCGGAAGAGCAGAATGCCCATGGGGAATGCCAGCCCCAGCCAGGCTCGCAGTCTCTGCCTTAGACCAGTGCTGGCCAAAGGTGGCTGACTGCCCACCAAAAGGGCTCGCTTGGGATACCGGCCCCACCAGTGCCAGAAAAATCCCAGCTGAGAAGCAGCGGCTGTGCATGAGGACACCAGGAGGAGATCCAGCCCCTCCTGGGTGAACACATGGGCCAGCCCAAGCAGAACAGCCACCACAAGGCCCCAGAGCAGTGGGTACAGGAGGCAGCTGCGGTAGAAGGAGTCTGACgatgcagccagctctgcagccatgtAGCAGAGCAAGCAGGAAGCAGCAATAAGGGTGCAGCCCCCCACCATACGCAGGGAGTTGAAGCGGGCCCAGGACTGGGTGCACACAGCC
Proteins encoded:
- the PIGO gene encoding GPI ethanolamine phosphate transferase 3: MQRWPVLLFLAWVCLLFFAGIGLFMSGFLLTRIELASSSSCSDPLLPPPWQGQSLPPGSCWAPQRFSKAVLVIIDALRFEFARFNPAKASPLPYENKLSFLHHLTTSQPRHARLYRFRADPPTATMQRIKGLTTGSLPTFIDVGSNFATYAIQEDNLLAQLVQNGRRVVFMGDDTWEGLFPKKFFRSYFFPSFNVKDLHTVDDGILQHLYPTVDSGEWDMLIAHFLGVDHCGHKHGPDHPEMAKKLTQMNEMLRSLVDHLGNDTLLLVAGDHGMTETGDHGGESEKEVNAALFVYSRTPLFGTGPPEEPEAIPQVNLVPTVALLLGVPIPYSNIGEVMAELFSGDSDTVSAALQQLSVYHINAKQVDRFLQSYSLVAQDLPAEQLQRLQELFSGAVEEHTQLLDQVQGATLVPPELESRLGSLISRFQVYLREARAVCTQSWARFNSLRMVGGCTLIAASCLLCYMAAELAASSDSFYRSCLLYPLLWGLVVAVLLGLAHVFTQEGLDLLLVSSCTAAASQLGFFWHWWGRYPKRALLVGSQPPLASTGLRQRLRAWLGLAFPMGILLFRCGAMFSDSFVVAEARVAPFLLASLVMLLVGKLHWDGRLTVPEGPKQQVLGFSSYRREMWYLLCLVATLLVCVRLSGFFHQCREEIPQCRPSLFLSPLASLRNTRAKNLFYLLCVALLAGLVYAVRSWLRHYGNLNSSDPLVLFVRWGFPLLVLCIACYWAVVSSADDSLGKLQELVQVAIVAFPWAVYGLASMGLLLLLCNPLTVFAKDTWESAGSIVTPYLGAPSSEVDFLHVIPQIYKRMQESQKNRLERGSCRATIAAYGLGSVYSAALVIALTLLGFLLMLLHSERLSLAFLLLFLEAFVLLHIHTRARGLAGDAEPFSVPWYAVISWLLAASQFFYSTGHQPIFPAIHWNAAFVGFHLDHSTNLLPAVLVGANTFASHILFAVGCPLLLLWPFLCEMPSSQKKKPKKEPREELQEVEEHMMEMRLRESPEKFSTALLQLGLKYLFVLGAQLLACVCAAMILRRHLMVWKVFAPKFLFESLGFVVSSICLLLGISLVMRVDCAVSTWFRQLQLR